The following coding sequences are from one Apodemus sylvaticus chromosome X, mApoSyl1.1, whole genome shotgun sequence window:
- the Tceal7 gene encoding transcription elongation factor A protein-like 7, with amino-acid sequence MQKSCSEKEGKSKCSEPKREDEHAYGASEGQRLEGNFRQRLLQSLEEFKEDIDYRHFKGEEMTGEEEEMERCLEEIRSLRKKFRALHSNRTHSRDHPF; translated from the coding sequence ATGCAAAAGTCCTGCAGTGAAAAAGAAGGCAAGTCCAAGTGCAGTGAGCCAAAGCGAGAGGATGAGCATGCCTACGGAGCTTCTGAAGGCCAGCGACTGGAAGGGAATTTCAGACAGAGGCTGCTTCAGTCTCTTGAAGAATTTAAAGAAGACATAGACTACAGGCATTTTAAAGGTGAAGAAAtgacaggagaggaagaagagatggaaagGTGTTTGGAAGAAATAAGAAGTCTGAGAAAAAAATTTAGGGCTCTGCATTCTAACCGTACTCATTCTCGGGACCATCCGTTTTAA
- the Tceal9 gene encoding transcription elongation factor A protein-like 9: protein MKPCQKMEGNLEKEDEPKPEEEPKPEEKPEEGEEPEEEEKSEETFRERLIQSLQDFKEDIHNRHLSSDDMFRDVDELDEIRRVRNKLIVMRWKANRSHPYPYLM from the coding sequence ATGAAACCCTGCCAAAAAATGGAAGGAAACCTGGAAAAGGAGGATGAACCAAAGCCCGAGGAAGAGCCAAAGCCCGAGGAAAAgccagaggagggggaagaaccCGAGGAGGAGGAAAAATCCGAAGAAACTTTTCGGGAGAGGCTGATTCAGTCTCTCCAGGATTTTAAGGAGGATATACACAACAGGCATCTGAGCAGTGATGATATGTTTAGAGACGTGGATGAGCTAGATGAGATCAGGAGAGTGAGAAACAAACTAATAGTGATGCGTTGGAAGGCTAACAGAAGCCATCCTTACCCCTATTTAATGTAG